In Canis lupus dingo isolate Sandy chromosome 33, ASM325472v2, whole genome shotgun sequence, a single genomic region encodes these proteins:
- the CCDC14 gene encoding coiled-coil domain-containing protein 14 isoform X4, with protein MARLLSDLSMDSARCKSGNLTKALLNIYEKQPQHDPIPAHTSIMSYLSKLETDHNFTHSEPLSAVNTEENIEPDRPYENALPSKGPQQSNTKSMEEASAPGIIPTLSKQDLVEDSEITTLIDDGCNLDNTIYIPFARSTSKKKSPLSKRLSPQPQITVASPQLVGNSGCVSEKENKSCAPGVGSSSKKEAEDAPEKLPRTADMKDKQLLKKIKEAICKIPAAPEEPPELAAGHGPSTCQSSSFQVRSSAVSDGSFLNSDLMSDWSISSFSTFTSRDEQDFRNGLAALDANIARLQKSLRTGLLEK; from the coding sequence ATGGCAAGGCTTCTCTCAGATCTTAGCATGGACAGTGCTCGCTGCAAGTCTGGGAATCTTACCAAAGCACTTctgaacatttatgaaaaacaacCTCAACATGACCCAATCCCAGCTCATACTTCCATAATGAGCTACCTAAGTAAGTTAGAAACAGATCACAATTTTACACATTCAGAGCCACTTTCTGCGGTTAACACTGAGGAGAACATAGAGCCAGATAGACCTTATGAAAATGCTCTGCCCTCCAAAGGCCCTCAACAGAGTAATACAAAGAGCATGGAGGAAGCATCAGCCCCTGGGATCATTCCTACCCTTTCAAAACAGGATTTGGTGGAGGACAGCGAAATTACAACTCTAATAGATGATGGGTGTAATCTGGATAATACAATTTACATTCCATTTGCTAGAAGCACATCTAAAAAGAAATCACCACTATCTAAGAGATTATCCCCTCAGCCACAGATCACTGTGGCTTCACCACAGCTGGTCGGCAACAGTGGATGTgtctctgagaaagaaaataaatcgtGTGCACCTGGAGTTGGTTCCTCTTccaaaaaggaagcagaagatgCACCTGAGAAACTTCCCAGAACAGCCGATATGAAAGACAAGCAGCtcctcaagaaaataaaagaagccatCTGCAAGATCCCTGCTGCCCCTGAGGAGCCACCAGAACTCGCTGCGGGTCATGGCCCCTCCACTTGTCAGAGCAGCAGCTTTCAAGTGAGAAGTAGTGCTGTCTCTGATGGTAGCTTTTTAAATTCTGACTTAATGTCTGACTGGAGCAtctcttctttttcaacattcacTTCTCGTGATGAACAAGACTTCCGCAATGGCCTTGCAGCACTGGATGCCAATATTGCTAGACTCCAGAAGTCCTTAAGGACTGGTCTTCTGGAGAAATGA